AAGAAAACAAGGACAAAATCACAATTGAACTGTTGGACAGGAAGAAGATAGTTTTCCCTAACTATTAGTTCCCCGTAGTTGTTTTGCTCACTCTAGCCACTCAGATCTCAACTGAGTTCTGTTCGAGACCTGTATAGAAACTCTATCTATATCCCGTGATCTATTCTAATTTGGCGTCAAAACTGTCTTTCCTTTCTCCTAGAGACCAGAGCACATATATCCAGTCTTATTGCACAACCAATAATAGGACCAATTAGAACATTCAGGGATAGCAGATATTCAGATCACCAACTCCCATGAGGCAAACGAGCAATTTCTATTAGCACTAGGAATCGCTGTACAAAGGCAAGAGAGGATAAAAAGATAAGTGACCTAGCCCACTCGAGGCAGCAATGCACTTGTGCTGCTTCGGCTATCTCATCTCCATTCCTAAGGCAAACAGCCTTATTCCTTTCCGTAGTTTAGCATGGACAAAGACAGAAAAGGAATGAGAAAACAAGAGAAAAATGGAGGACACAATGGCAGCCAAGACATCCAGCAAGAGTCCTCATGAACCTCCAAGAAGAGCCTTCAGTAACTTCTTCAGCGTATCCACAATGCTCGAAAACGAAGGCCGCTGCCTTGGATCGCTGAACAATGAAAGCAAAGACAGCATCAGTGATACCATTTCTTTTCCCTGAAAACAGCATACTGTCATGCGCAAATTTGATCTTGCCACTTCACAAATGCTTTGATCATAATAGCTTCTGGCTGCAGAAAAGGCTTACTCATCCCAGCAGGCTTCCACTAGAGCAGCAAGTTCTGGACTGGTATCTTTCGGAATCGGAAGCCTTCTGTTCTGAAACGCTACAGCTCCTACTACCTGCAGACGTCACCTCACCAAATCAGAAACCACAAACCACCACTGTTTTCCACATCAGCATCAAGAGATGGAAGGTTACCTGCGCAGGGCCTAGGCCACTCCATGGTTGCTGCATCGTCAGGAGCTCCCACAAGATGACGCCGAAGCTGTAAACATCGCACTTCTCGTTCGATGGCTCGCCGCGCAGAAACTCAGGCGCCATCCATTCTGGCTGCGGCGGCAAGAGTACTCGGGTGGTAAGAAACAGTAATCTTAGCGCTAGATTGCTGTTTGGGCACAACATTACGAAACTTACTGTTCCAGCAACTGATTTGGATGATATGAAGGTGTTTGCCTTAAATCTGGACAGGCCAAAGTCACCTACCTGAAGTCATATCACCAAGGAAAGTAAAGAAACAAGAGGAAAACAGTGGATCAGGACCATACTATGCTATCTATCTGGGAGATGCACCAACCTTCACGGACCAGTTCCGGTCGACCAGCATGTTTGGTGTCTTGAGATCCCAATGCACAATAGGAGGATTCAGGCAGTGGAGATAGTTGATGCCTTTTGCCTGCATTGTACATACATGATACAGCAAGTAGAGATATCAATGACATTTCTGGAGTCTCTCACGCGTAGAACACGATGTGATACATACAACATCTAGTGCCATGCGCAAACGACGCTTGAGATCCAGCATCTCTCCATTAGCTGCCTTGTTGATGAGTCGGAAGAGGCTCCCTCTGTTTACACCAGCAGGGTTCTTATTTTTCTCAATGATATCCAACTACCAGTAACAAGTCAGACAGCAGAAATTCATGAAAATTTTACCTGGGCAAATACTCTGTCACTATCGACAATTGTGGGCATTTTGTCACCGCACCCATGAACAATACCACATTCGGATGGCGGACTCGTTTCATAATAGCAATCTGGAAACCATGTGCATTCATATGGTCATCAGATTATGATTGCTAGTTAGACAAGATAACTTAAAACTAGGGTGGTAAAGCGACCTCTCTTAGGAATTCCTTCAGCTGGGCTTCGCCAACATCCTGGTCTGTAAGCACCTTTACTGCAACATCCTGCAGAACCCAATACACTTATGGTCTCAAAAGGGCACTTAACTCACCGCAAAAGTACAGAAAACCGGGTTTTAGAATGCAAGTTTGAGGTGCTTACTGAACCATGCCAGTCTGCGCGATAAACCGTGCCGAAAGAACCTGCATTTGTAACTAACCGTGATCAAATGCAGAGCACAGAGTAAATTAGCAGAAATCCTGGAGGCAAAGGAGTACCGGCGCCCACGCGTTCCTTGAGCTCGAGCTCCTCCCATGATATCTCCAGCCAATCTACGGCAAAAGGCGGCTCAATGCTCATGGGTTTCGGAAGATCAGCACCAGGGACGTTCTCCTTGTTGCCGTTCTCAGCACCGATGTCCATTGCCTTCAACTGCATCGACACTTGTAACACTGATACGCCATTACAGTTTCCATTCTGTGTGATCTGTCCACACTTCGGCACCAAGTCTTCTTTGCTTCTGGCTACCTGAGCAGAGCTGTTCTCCACAACGCGGCACCTAGCAACTACATGTAGCACAGTATCGGAGGCCAGCGGTACGGTTGAGTTACTGCACGATACTCAGTAGGTAGCGTACCTGAGCACTGGGGATTCGATGATACCATGTTGCGACGTTCACCGGCTGTTGATTGGTTCCAGGCTGCGACTGGTGTTGTGTAGTTCCCTGAGCCGACTGCGGACGAAGTCTT
This portion of the Zea mays cultivar B73 chromosome 2, Zm-B73-REFERENCE-NAM-5.0, whole genome shotgun sequence genome encodes:
- the LOC103645957 gene encoding serine/threonine-protein kinase CTR1 encodes the protein MPHRRRALNPTLPPPPPAATAFHLGGDEARLPLLADYALLHQPAASAVDAPASSEWSAGSAFTATSDAATTTASSTATAPPGSSQSQLLAAGGRDSDTWVRRAREGYYLQLSLAIRLTSQAFLAGAPPAPDLLFGCSPVVVADHHAAAGDGADDSEAISYRLWVNGCLSWGDKIAHGFYNILGIDPHLWAMCNVAEEGRRLPSLAALRAVGASESSLEVVLVDKGADSVLLDLERRALDLVRSLAVLVSDHMGGALRSEDGDLYLRWKAVSKKLKKRQKCVVVPIGGLSIGFCRHRAILFKVLADFIGLPCRIAQGCKYCSAPHRSSCLVKVDSERRYVREYVVDLVVEPGSISCPDSSINGQLLSTVPSPFKTSSAVGSGNYTTPVAAWNQSTAGERRNMVSSNPQCSVARCRVVENSSAQVARSKEDLVPKCGQITQNGNCNGVSVLQVSMQLKAMDIGAENGNKENVPGADLPKPMSIEPPFAVDWLEISWEELELKERVGAGSFGTVYRADWHGSDVAVKVLTDQDVGEAQLKEFLREIAIMKRVRHPNVVLFMGAVTKCPQLSIVTEYLPRGSLFRLINKAANGEMLDLKRRLRMALDVAKGINYLHCLNPPIVHWDLKTPNMLVDRNWSVKVGDFGLSRFKANTFISSKSVAGTPEWMAPEFLRGEPSNEKCDVYSFGVILWELLTMQQPWSGLGPAQVVGAVAFQNRRLPIPKDTSPELAALVEACWDDDPRQRPSFSSIVDTLKKLLKALLGGS